CACGCTGGGCAGCGGGCCACGCGCGGAAGAACGCACCTTGGTGGCGCTGCGGGCCTGGTTGGTGGCGAGGGAGTACGCTTAGTAAGGACGGACGCGCAGACGCGCAGACGCACAGACGCGCAGCGCGGGAGTACAGGAGGACCGGAGGACCGGAGCACAAGCACAGCAGGAGTGACCAGAAGAACCCCTTCCGCCGAGGCCGACCAATGACCGACGCTCCCCGCGATCAGCGGCCCCACATCCGCCTAAGCACGCTCTCCCACGGCGCGGGTTGAGCCTGCAAACTCGGCCCCGCTGAGCTAGCGCAGGTCCTGCGCTTCGTCCCCCCGAGCACCGACCCTTCGGTGCTGGTGGATGCGAGCGGTGGCGACGACGCCGCCGTCATCCGCCTGGACGCGGAGCGCGCGCTGGTCCTGACGACGGATTTCTTCACGCCGATCGTGGACGACGCCTACGACTTCGGCCGCATTGCGGCAGCGAACGCGCTGTCGGACGTGTACGCGATGGGCGGGCGGCCCCTCTACTGCCTCAACCTGGTCGGGTGGCCGCGGGGCACGCTGCCGCTCGAGACCCTGGGCGAGGTCCTGCGCGGCGCGGCCGACGTGGTCGCCAAGGCGGGCGCGGTCATCGTGGGCGGGCACTCGATAGACGACCCCGAGCCGAAGTTCGGCCTGGTCGCGGTGGGCGAAGTGCATCCGGACCGGATGACCACCAACGCGGCCGCCCGTCCTGGAGACCGGCTGGTGCTTACCAAGCCGATCGGCTCGGGGATCATCGCGACGGCGATAAAGCGCGAGGCCGCGTCGCCCGCCACGATCGCGGCGGCGATCCAGGTGATGACGACCCTGAACGACGGCGCCGCGGCGGCGGCACGGCTCGCGGGCGTACGGGCAGCGACCGACGTCACCGGCTTCGGGCTTCTCGGCCACCTGCGCTCGATGATGGCGGCGAGCGGATGCGCCGCGGAGGTCTGGGCCGGTGCGGTACCGCTCCTGCCGGACGTGGTCTCCCTCGCCGAGGCTGGCCACGTCCCCGGCGGCACTACCCGGAATCTCGAGTCGCTCGCGGGAACCACGGCGTTCGACGACGCCGTGGGCCAGATCGGCCGGATCATCCTCGCGGATGCGCAAACGTCCGGAGGCCTGCTGATAGCGGCCCCGCGCGACGTCGTGGGGCGGCTCCTGGAGGAGCTGCGCGCCCGCGGGACCCTTGCCGCCTCGGTGGTGGGCATCGTCGCCGAAGGCAGCCCGGGCGCGCTGGCCGTTCACGCCGGCAGCCCCGTGCCGGGATGAAGGGGGGCCGGGGTCGCCCCGCTTGACACCGGCCCTCCCCTGGCGGCATCCTGCCTGATGTTTACCCGGTTGCTCGTTGGGCTGGACGGTTCCGCGGGAGCCGAGTCCGCACTGACGGCTGCCATCGACCTCGCCCGCCGCTTCCATTCCACGATCGTCCTCGCCGCCATCGTCGACGTCCGCATCCTCGAGGCGCCGCTCTACGAATCCGCCGCACCGCTGTGGACCGAAGGCTTGCCGCTCGCTCCAGTTTCAGCCGAGCTCGGCCGCGCGCTGGACGAGCGCGCGGAGAGGCTGCTCGAAGGCGGCGCCGCGCGAGTCCGTGCGGCCGGGCTCGCGGTGGAGACGGTCAAGGCGGTCGGGCTGGTGGACGAGGAGTTGGTGCGCCTGGCCGGGCAGGCCGAGGCGATCGTGGTCGGCCGCCGCGGCGAGATGCACGAAGCCCCGGGCACGCTCGGCGAGGTGACGGCGCACATCATAAAGAAGTCGCCCAAACCGGTGCTCGTGGCAGGCGAGCATCCATCCCCGTGCGAGCGGCCGGTGGTCGCGTACGACGGGCGAGAGCACAGCACGCAGGCGCTCGCCGTGGCGGCGCGCTACGCCGTCGCGGTCGCCGTGCGCCTCGACATCGTTCACGTCACCGAGGATGCGGTGGCCGGAGACGCGTTGCTCGCCCGGGCCGGTGCCTTCCTCTCCGGGCAGGGCGTGAGTTACGAGACGCACCGGCTCACCGGGGACATCGGCAGGGCCGTGGCCGGCTTCATCGAGGGTTCGGGCTGCGACCTGCTCGTCGTCGGCGCGCATGGAGGCCGCGGACGCCATTCGTGGTCGATAGGATCAACCGCCGAGAAGCTGCTCAGGGCCACGGCAGTCCCGGTGATCGTCAATCGATAAGACGGGCGCACAGGCGCGCGGGCGCACAGGCGCACAGGCGCACGGGCGCACCGGCGCACCGGGCGCTCCTCGCCGCATCCTGGTCCACGCGGACGAGGCGTGCCTGGGCAACGGCACCGAGCCGCCGAACCCTGGCGGGGCGGGCGGGCTCGTCGAAGTGCGTCGGCGCTCCGGCGTCGTGGAGCGGCGCGACTACTACACGTCGGAACCTGACACGACCAACAACCGCATGGCGCTCCGCTCGGCGATCCTCGCGCTCGATCTGTTAGGCGCGAGGGGAGGCTCGGTCGCGCTCGAGTTCGTGTCCGACTCCCAGTACCTGGTGCGCGGCATGACGGAGTGGCTCCCGGGCTGGCGGCGGCGCGAGTGGCGCAAGGTCAAGAACCCGGAGTTGTGGCAGGAGCTCGCCGATCTGGCCGAGACGCACGAGGTGTGCTGGCGATGGGTGAGGGGCCACGCCGAAAACCCGAAGAACGAATACGCGGACTTCCTCGCTACCACAGCGGCTCGGGAACAGCGGACGTCGGGCGAGCTGATCGAGTCGGGCTTCGAGGGGTGGCTGCGGAAAGAGCGAGAGAAGGAGAAGTACCTGGACTTCGATCCGGACGCGGAACTGCTGCTCGACTGACCGCTGCCGACTACCGTCCGTCAGTCCCTCCGGCTAGTTGTTCAGCGCCCCGTTCGTGATCCAGTTCTTCATCGTCAGAATCACCGCGGCGGGCAGCGGTGTGCCGCTCAGCGGCATCTGTCTGCCCCCGCCCCGCTTCGCCGCATCGCCCTCCATCATGAGGATGAAGAACGACGAGTCGGGCTTGGTGGGGTTCACCCGCTGAAGGCTCGGGTCAAGCACGGCCACGACGTTGACGAGACCGCCGTACGACTGACCCGCGTCCAGGTCGAGCCCGAGCTGCGAGGTGGCGCCCGAGTGGCAGGCGCTGCTGGTGGCGCAACTCTGGGTGAGGATGGGCTGGATGTCGGCGCTGAACGACGGGGCAGCGATGGGATGGTTCCCGGAGACCTGCGGCTGGTTGATCCTGAGGTCGGGGCACGCGGAGGCGCAGAGCGCCGCCGCCAGTAGGCCGCCCAGAGCCACCGTCCCCTTCACGAGCCACCTCCGAGCGCGATGCTCGCGCGCGAGCGCACCGTGAGCAGCGCGCGCGGCGCGTAGAACACCTCGCCGCCGAAGCGGACCCGTGAGCTGGGCGACCAGGCCGCGCCCGCGGCAACATGGAGACGGAACAGCGCCTGCTCAAGCGTCAGTCGGCGGTCGTCGAGGCTGTCCGCGACGTTGATGAAACGGACGTCGAATCGCGGGTCATCGCGCCGGAGGCCGAACAACGCATACGGCTCGATCCGCCGAGCAGCCCAGCCGCCGTAGGTGAGCGCGCCCTCGAGCGCGAGGGTGAACGGCCGGTACTGGTCGTCGGAGACCTGCCCGCCCAGACAGATCGTGTTCGTGGGGTCGGCGACGGCGTCCTTGCTGCACGTTATCGCGGCGATGAGTGTGCCGTAGTGCGCGCTCGCGCGGAGCGCGCCACCCCAGGTCGACGAAGCTCCGAAGCGCCGCGTCACCGCGGCCGAGACCATGTGCGGCTTCACGCCGCACACCCTCACGGCGGGCAGGTAAGCGACGTCAACCGCCCACTCGCCCGTGACACGCGCCGCGCGCAGCCGCGGGAAGACCGGGCAGAAGTTCGTGTCCTCGGCCTTGGTGCCGTTGAAGCCCACCTGCTGGTCTTCCGCGGAGAGGTTGGGGAGATAGGTGATGTCGCCGCCGATCTCCCAGCGGCTGCCGCGCCCCGCGAAGCCGACCGGCGCGAAGTGCATTACCGCGGCGTAGTAGCCCATCAGCTGGACTTCGGGGCGCGTGGACGCGAGCTGCTCCACGGGGCGCGACTGCGCTTCCGCGCGCGCGGCGCCCGCAACGAGCGCCGCGACCAACAACGTTCTTCTTGACAACGGCATGCGCACCAATCTAACGTGCCGCCCCAAGACCGCGAGCCACAATGCCTTCCCCGTTGTCGTCGGCTCCCGACGAGCTCGACCGGCTCTTCACCAAGCTGGTTGCCAACCTGGCGGAGCTCGATCCGTCCCGGCTCCACCGGCCGTTCCCCATATCGGAACTGTACGAGAGCCTCGTCCCCTATCGCACCCACCGCAAGATCCTGGGCATCGAGTCGGGTGAAGACTATGAGATGGTGGTGCTGCGGCTCCTCTCCGGAGAGCGGGGGTACGCCAGCATCGAACCTGCGGATGTGCGCCAGGCGCTCGCGCGGGAGGCGGCGAGCGTGAATCCCGACACGGGACTGTTCCGCCGGTTCACCGGCGCAAAGGTCCACCTGGATCCCGACCGCGTGAGTGACGCGCTCGGCGGCGCCGTGCCCGAGGCCGAAGCCCAGCCCGGCGTGACGGAGGAAGAAGCGGCTGAGGCTACCCCGCCGCCGCCGGCCACTCAACCGGAGGCCGACGCGGCGGCTGAGGCCCAGGCACTTCTCCCCTTCGTATTGGACGAAGAGGAAGAGGAGCCCGAAGAGCCGGTCGTGGCGCGGCCCCGCGAGATCGCCGCGCATGTGAGCGCTCCGTGCGCCTACTGCGGCGGTGACCTCCCAGTGGGCCGCGCGGTCCTCTTCTGTCCCCATTGCGGGCAGAACGTCGGGGTCGTGCACTGCCCGACGTGCGGCTCCGAGCTGGACGTGGGCTGGCGCTTCTGCATCACCTGCGGACAGAAGGTCGCGGGCCTCGGTTGAAGCGGTACCGAATCGCGACCATCCCGGGTGACGGCATCGGTCCCGAGGTGATCGCCGCCGCCGGGTCGGTCCTGGAGGTCGCCGCACGCCGCTTCGGGTTCGAGATCGATCTCGAGCGCCTGCCCTACGGAGCCGACCACTATCTCGCCACGGGCGAGACGCTGCCGGACGCCGCTTTCGCGCACCTCAAGGACGACGTGGACGCCATCCTCCTCGGCGCCGTCGGCGACCCGCGCGTCCCCGGCAACGAGCCCGCGCGCGACATCCTGCTCGGCCTGCGGTTCCGGCTGGACCTGTACATCAACTTGAGGCCGGTGAGGTTGCTGCATCCGGACCTGACGCCGCTCAGGACGGACCGACGGACGGACGGACAGACGGACGGGGAGCGTCGCATAGACTTCGTGATCTTCCGCGAGAATACTGAGGGGATGTACCTCGGTCGCGGACGCACGGAAGGCGACGAGTACGTCGCCGAGGAGGTGAATACCGGCAAGGGTGTGGAGCGGATCATCCGCGCCGCGTTCGAATGGGCCCGGGCGCGCGGCAAGACGCGCGTGAC
The sequence above is a segment of the Gemmatimonadales bacterium genome. Coding sequences within it:
- a CDS encoding ribonuclease H; this encodes MVHADEACLGNGTEPPNPGGAGGLVEVRRRSGVVERRDYYTSEPDTTNNRMALRSAILALDLLGARGGSVALEFVSDSQYLVRGMTEWLPGWRRREWRKVKNPELWQELADLAETHEVCWRWVRGHAENPKNEYADFLATTAAREQRTSGELIESGFEGWLRKEREKEKYLDFDPDAELLLD
- a CDS encoding universal stress protein, with translation MFTRLLVGLDGSAGAESALTAAIDLARRFHSTIVLAAIVDVRILEAPLYESAAPLWTEGLPLAPVSAELGRALDERAERLLEGGAARVRAAGLAVETVKAVGLVDEELVRLAGQAEAIVVGRRGEMHEAPGTLGEVTAHIIKKSPKPVLVAGEHPSPCERPVVAYDGREHSTQALAVAARYAVAVAVRLDIVHVTEDAVAGDALLARAGAFLSGQGVSYETHRLTGDIGRAVAGFIEGSGCDLLVVGAHGGRGRHSWSIGSTAEKLLRATAVPVIVNR
- a CDS encoding isocitrate/isopropylmalate family dehydrogenase, with the translated sequence MKRYRIATIPGDGIGPEVIAAAGSVLEVAARRFGFEIDLERLPYGADHYLATGETLPDAAFAHLKDDVDAILLGAVGDPRVPGNEPARDILLGLRFRLDLYINLRPVRLLHPDLTPLRTDRRTDGQTDGERRIDFVIFRENTEGMYLGRGRTEGDEYVAEEVNTGKGVERIIRAAFEWARARGKTRVTMSDKSNAVPAHRIWQQKFKLVAAEYPGITPEHRYVDVLAMEMVREPERFQVIVTNNLYGDILSDLGAGLVGGLGLAASANLHPGRAGLFEPVHGSAPTLAGKDVANPYAAILTTAMMLAELDEPDASRALERAVRAGLAAGVRTPDLGGTAGTRAAAAWVAEHVATGTP
- the selD gene encoding selenide, water dikinase SelD, translated to MTDAPRDQRPHIRLSTLSHGAGUACKLGPAELAQVLRFVPPSTDPSVLVDASGGDDAAVIRLDAERALVLTTDFFTPIVDDAYDFGRIAAANALSDVYAMGGRPLYCLNLVGWPRGTLPLETLGEVLRGAADVVAKAGAVIVGGHSIDDPEPKFGLVAVGEVHPDRMTTNAAARPGDRLVLTKPIGSGIIATAIKREAASPATIAAAIQVMTTLNDGAAAAARLAGVRAATDVTGFGLLGHLRSMMAASGCAAEVWAGAVPLLPDVVSLAEAGHVPGGTTRNLESLAGTTAFDDAVGQIGRIILADAQTSGGLLIAAPRDVVGRLLEELRARGTLAASVVGIVAEGSPGALAVHAGSPVPG
- a CDS encoding zinc ribbon domain-containing protein; this translates as MPSPLSSAPDELDRLFTKLVANLAELDPSRLHRPFPISELYESLVPYRTHRKILGIESGEDYEMVVLRLLSGERGYASIEPADVRQALAREAASVNPDTGLFRRFTGAKVHLDPDRVSDALGGAVPEAEAQPGVTEEEAAEATPPPPATQPEADAAAEAQALLPFVLDEEEEEPEEPVVARPREIAAHVSAPCAYCGGDLPVGRAVLFCPHCGQNVGVVHCPTCGSELDVGWRFCITCGQKVAGLG